Proteins co-encoded in one Spirosoma endbachense genomic window:
- a CDS encoding VOC family protein: protein MKRLNNTIAGLELAQIGWVVPDIQVAVEFLSNALTIAGFPKPEHIRAQDLGMTYYGQVVAGEWLTTQTYNGGVFIELIQPVSGQSMFHDYITRYPAGGTQHLAFRLPVSDFERVTSELHEQGYTIISEVDHPIARMAFFDTYQPLGVATEIMGITPDGWVAIVQMRNAT from the coding sequence ATGAAAAGGCTCAATAATACCATTGCCGGACTTGAATTGGCCCAAATTGGCTGGGTAGTTCCGGATATTCAAGTTGCTGTAGAATTCCTGTCGAACGCTTTGACGATCGCTGGCTTTCCCAAGCCGGAACATATTCGCGCACAGGATCTGGGCATGACCTACTACGGCCAGGTCGTGGCCGGCGAATGGCTGACCACCCAGACTTATAACGGAGGGGTCTTCATCGAACTCATCCAGCCCGTTTCCGGCCAAAGCATGTTTCACGATTACATCACCCGGTATCCGGCAGGCGGCACACAGCACCTTGCCTTCCGTTTGCCGGTTAGCGATTTTGAGCGGGTCACCAGCGAACTGCACGAACAAGGTTATACAATCATTAGCGAAGTCGACCATCCCATTGCGCGGATGGCTTTCTTCGACACCTACCAACCGTTGGGCGTTGCCACGGAGATTATGGGTATCACTCCGGATGGATGGGTCGCCATCGTACAAATGCGGAACGCTACGTGA